From the genome of Myxococcales bacterium, one region includes:
- a CDS encoding PaaI family thioesterase, whose amino-acid sequence MSAEADTKREKLKVFDQGFTQAVPHNRALGLRFIDFADGEATILLPFAEHLVGNPETGVLHGGAVTSLLDATCGAAVFMRLKQPMPIATLDLRIDYLRRGEPRRDVICKANCFKVTHHIAFVRGLAYHDSEDDPIAAAAGSFMIQGRGRPIVGGGER is encoded by the coding sequence ATGAGCGCCGAGGCCGACACCAAACGCGAAAAGCTGAAGGTCTTCGATCAGGGTTTCACACAGGCGGTCCCGCACAACCGCGCGCTCGGTCTGCGCTTCATCGATTTTGCAGACGGTGAGGCGACCATCCTCTTGCCGTTCGCTGAGCACCTCGTGGGCAATCCGGAGACCGGTGTCTTGCATGGCGGCGCGGTGACGTCGCTGCTCGATGCAACCTGCGGCGCAGCGGTGTTCATGCGGCTCAAACAACCGATGCCGATCGCGACGCTCGATCTTCGCATCGACTATCTGCGGCGGGGTGAGCCTCGTCGCGACGTGATCTGCAAAGCCAACTGTTTCAAGGTGACCCACCACATCGCCTTCGTGCGCGGCCTCGCCTATCACGACTCCGAAGACGATCCGATCGCTGCGGCTGCAGGCAGCTTCATGATCCAAGGTCGCGGGCGACCCATCGTCGGCGGAGGCGAAAGATGA
- a CDS encoding PaaI family thioesterase produces MSELVRLINQAKATGDFGPLFAAIPYARWLGIDAEIIEGELIGKLRFTEPLIGNPVLPALHGGTIGALLESTAIFRLFWEAETVVIPKTINLTVAYLRSGKPVDTYARAHMTKHGRRVASVWVEAWQEDRARPIAAGTVNLLIEPLEK; encoded by the coding sequence ATGAGTGAGTTGGTCCGGCTCATCAATCAGGCCAAGGCGACCGGCGACTTTGGTCCGTTGTTCGCGGCCATCCCCTACGCACGCTGGCTGGGCATCGACGCCGAGATCATCGAGGGTGAGCTGATCGGCAAGCTCCGCTTCACCGAGCCGCTGATCGGCAACCCGGTTTTGCCTGCGCTCCATGGCGGGACCATCGGCGCGCTCCTGGAGTCGACGGCCATCTTCCGTTTGTTTTGGGAGGCCGAGACGGTGGTCATCCCGAAGACCATCAACCTCACGGTCGCCTACTTGCGCTCAGGCAAGCCGGTCGACACCTACGCTCGAGCGCACATGACCAAGCACGGCCGCCGCGTGGCGAGCGTCTGGGTCGAGGCCTGGCAAGAGGACCGCGCGCGGCCCATCGCTGCTGGGACCGTCAACCTGCTGATCGAACCGCTGGAAAAATAG